Proteins from a genomic interval of Rhipicephalus microplus isolate Deutch F79 chromosome 6, USDA_Rmic, whole genome shotgun sequence:
- the LOC142764883 gene encoding iris-like codes for MRRNFAHDAEQCHLSMDALARAVSSYSFKPGVDVFPQGSVDEHSLVVLLSCIRLEGSWKHSFQKVSGDFHETPEATVNVSMMRHTGFFRMCRSSELEVTVLELPYENRDVSLVILLPQRLDGLAALEKRVTAARLLHCVARP; via the exons ATGAGACGCAACTTCGCGCACGACGCGGAGCAGTGTCACCTCTCGATGGACGCCCTGGCCCGCGCCGTATCTTCATACTCCTTCAAGCCGGGCGTCGACGTCTTTCCACAGGGCTCAGTGGACGAACACAGCCTGGTCGTCCTGCTTTCGTGCATCCGGCTGGAAGGATCGTGGAAACACTCCTTCCAGAAGGTCAGCGGAGACTTCCACGAGACGCCCGAGGCCACCGTCAACGTGTCCATGATGCGACATACGGGCTTCTTCCGCATGTGCCGCTCCTCAGAGCTTGAG GTGACGGTGTTGGAGCTACCATACGAAAACCGCGACGTGTCGCTGGTGATACTGCTGCCGCAACGCCTCGATGGTCTGGCGGCGCTGGAGAAGCGCGTCACGGCCGCCCGCTTGCTTCACTGCGTGGCACGACCCTAG